GGGCTTTTGCAGTAGAATGTTCCTCTTTCTCGTAACATTCTTTCTGGTGAGTAGTGCTCATGGTGAATTTTTAGAAGTTACCCCTGGACGAAAATTTAACTTTCCCAGAGACCATGGAGCGCATGTCGAGTATCCAGTGGAGTGGTGGTATTTTACTGGCCACCTGAAGGCGCAGTCTGCAGAGCAGGTAACCGTTGAGAGAACATTCGGATTTGAGCTTACATTTTTTAGAGTAGGCATTAATCCCAAAGAGGGTGCTCGAGAGACTCCGTGGCATGTTGGCTCGCTTTATCTTGCACATGCAGCTCTCACTGATGATAGCAATCAGCGATTTCTTTTTGAAAAAATTCGAGTACGTCCGGATTTTGGACAGGCAGGGGCGAGCACTGAACGGCTAGAGGTCTGGGCACGTGATTGGAGGGTAGAACAAGGTCCAAAAGGGGAGAGTCAGTCTACGATTCGTCTACAAGTAGAGGCGAGAGATGCACAGACAGGAGAGATGTTCTCTTTTTCGTTCGCTGTTCAACCTCAAAAAGCCCCAGTGTTACAAGGTGACGCCGGGTATAGTCAAAAGGGAGCGAGTCCAGGGGACGCCTCGTACTATGTATCCTTTACTCGTTTAGAGGGTGATGGAGAGGTAGTGATTGGAAACGAAGAGCTCCGTGTGGGTGTGGAAGCATGGATGGATCACGAGGTACTTTCCTCTAAGCCGAACAGTCGTGAAGTTGGTTGGGATTGGTTTGCTATGCAATTTCAAAACGACTGGGAGTGCATGCTGTATAATTTACGACGCGGGAATCCATTGGTTCGAACTCAGTACTCATCGGGCTCGTGTGTTAGTCCAGAGGGGGAAAAATTTCTTTTAACTGCTTCTGATTTCCTTATTCAGCCATCTGGATCGTGGCGGAGTGAACGAAGTGGTATTGAGTATCCTTCGGGATGGACGGTGTCGATTCCAAAGATGGGGATAGAGGCGAGGGTTGCTCCCACCGTGAAGGGGCAAGAGCTTCTATCTGGGAGTGGAGGGGAGAGAACCTACTGGGAAGGACGGTGCCTCATTGAGGGGAGTATGGATGGAGAGCCCCAGCGAGGTGCAGCCTATGTTGAGTTGGTGGGGTACACGAGATAGCGGATATTTTTTGGTCCGAAGAGAGAAGTTCTCTGTCGACCTTTTGGATCATTATCTTTAAAATCAGCGCATGAAGTGGTTACTACGTTTTTCAATATATTCGCTCTTCGTCTGGCTATCTCCTCTATTTGTTTTGGCTCAAAGTAACGAATGCTCGATTGATACTCCAGAGAAGTGTCGTGTAGACCTGACTCTTTTTTGTGAAGATGGAGAACGAGTTCCTCTGGCGTTTAGTCTTAATTTAGATACGTTTCAAACTCTGGATTTCACA
The sequence above is a segment of the bacterium genome. Coding sequences within it:
- a CDS encoding carotenoid 1,2-hydratase, with protein sequence MFLFLVTFFLVSSAHGEFLEVTPGRKFNFPRDHGAHVEYPVEWWYFTGHLKAQSAEQVTVERTFGFELTFFRVGINPKEGARETPWHVGSLYLAHAALTDDSNQRFLFEKIRVRPDFGQAGASTERLEVWARDWRVEQGPKGESQSTIRLQVEARDAQTGEMFSFSFAVQPQKAPVLQGDAGYSQKGASPGDASYYVSFTRLEGDGEVVIGNEELRVGVEAWMDHEVLSSKPNSREVGWDWFAMQFQNDWECMLYNLRRGNPLVRTQYSSGSCVSPEGEKFLLTASDFLIQPSGSWRSERSGIEYPSGWTVSIPKMGIEARVAPTVKGQELLSGSGGERTYWEGRCLIEGSMDGEPQRGAAYVELVGYTR